One window from the genome of Bufo bufo chromosome 4, aBufBuf1.1, whole genome shotgun sequence encodes:
- the LOC120998394 gene encoding gastrula zinc finger protein XlCGF66.1-like, producing MDRKEISRRILDFTLEIISLLSGEDYTIVKKTSGETPIIHESGRWSRTPITEPPPLIHEQKILELTHKMIELLTGEVPVRCQDVAVYFSMEEWKYIEGHKDLYKEAMMEAPRPLTSPGHCEGFTNFQAPPYLSMLL from the exons atggacaggaaggagatcagcagaagaatattagacttcaccttggagatcatctccctgctgagcggagag gattataccatagtgaagaagacatcgggggagactcccatcatccatgagTCAGGAAGGTGGAGCAggacccccatcacagagcctccccccctgatacatgaacagaagatcctagaactcacccacaagatgattgagctgctgactggagag gttcctgtaaggtgtcaggatgtggcggtctatttctccatggaggagtggaagtatatagaaggacacaaggatctgtacaaggaggccatgatggaggctccCCGGCCTCTGACATCACCAG GACActgtgaagggttcacaaactttcaagcaccaccatACCTGTCCATGCTGCTATGA